In Pedobacter sp. WC2423, the following are encoded in one genomic region:
- a CDS encoding S8 family serine peptidase: MTEKICIKCLSMLRLIIYIVLSSNFVVAQTRERPKDNWQNLDLKADSVFGISTEKAYLELLKDKKAISVIIAVIDGGVDINHEDLKSIIWTNPKEIPGNGKDDDQNGFIDDIHGWDFRSNIIKENEKAELLSTDNKLKIVIGEQKILDQIIQKIGKAVPAIDDFKNYVPNNEREFKMQMNIVSGLKSYPDFLIYKKINLQRAINYYKMQLAYYEKKDYDLLTGGASAYHGTHVSGIIAAVRTNNIGIKGVADHVKIMVLKAIPGINPIQKESTLMVVNQFDNSDADKKTKGIATAIRYATDNGAKIINMSFGQPWAKKSVEVNEAIKYAISKDILIVHGAGNEGVDLDQMSIYPDRNTKEGQAIAECWLEVGASDWRNNEKLAAPFSNFGKKSVDVYAPGVDITSTIPRSAYLEDTGTSMATPMVSGLAGLIRAYYPKLTAAQVKNIIMKSVLISAALKDKCISGGIINTFSAFSVINLN; the protein is encoded by the coding sequence ATGACAGAAAAGATTTGTATTAAATGTCTCAGTATGCTGAGATTGATTATATATATAGTATTATCAAGTAATTTTGTAGTTGCCCAAACTCGCGAAAGGCCTAAGGATAATTGGCAAAATCTGGATCTGAAAGCTGATAGTGTATTTGGGATTAGTACAGAAAAAGCTTACCTGGAATTGTTAAAAGACAAAAAAGCTATTTCTGTTATCATTGCTGTAATTGATGGAGGAGTAGATATCAATCATGAAGATCTAAAATCAATTATCTGGACGAATCCTAAAGAGATACCTGGTAATGGGAAAGATGATGATCAAAATGGTTTTATCGACGATATACATGGTTGGGACTTTCGTAGCAATATTATTAAAGAAAATGAGAAAGCCGAACTACTTTCAACAGACAATAAATTGAAAATTGTAATAGGAGAACAGAAAATATTGGATCAGATTATACAAAAGATAGGTAAAGCTGTACCTGCTATCGATGATTTTAAAAATTATGTTCCTAATAATGAACGAGAGTTTAAAATGCAGATGAATATAGTCTCTGGTTTAAAAAGTTATCCTGATTTTTTGATTTATAAAAAGATTAACCTGCAAAGAGCAATAAACTATTATAAGATGCAGCTGGCTTATTATGAAAAGAAAGATTATGACCTATTGACAGGGGGGGCATCAGCTTATCATGGTACGCATGTTTCAGGTATTATTGCTGCGGTACGTACTAATAATATTGGTATTAAAGGAGTAGCTGATCATGTAAAAATCATGGTACTCAAAGCTATTCCTGGCATCAATCCTATCCAGAAGGAATCAACTTTGATGGTTGTTAACCAATTTGATAATTCTGATGCAGATAAAAAAACAAAAGGTATTGCCACTGCCATTCGTTATGCAACCGACAATGGTGCTAAAATCATAAATATGAGTTTTGGTCAGCCCTGGGCTAAAAAAAGTGTTGAGGTTAATGAAGCCATAAAATATGCAATTAGTAAAGATATTTTGATTGTACATGGGGCTGGTAACGAAGGAGTGGATCTCGATCAAATGTCTATTTATCCAGATCGAAATACAAAGGAAGGTCAGGCCATAGCTGAATGCTGGTTAGAGGTAGGTGCTTCTGATTGGAGAAATAATGAAAAGTTAGCTGCTCCTTTTTCTAATTTTGGTAAAAAAAGTGTTGATGTTTATGCTCCTGGTGTTGATATCACTTCTACTATACCGAGGTCGGCTTATCTGGAGGATACAGGTACAAGTATGGCTACTCCAATGGTTTCAGGGTTAGCCGGATTAATCCGGGCATATTATCCAAAATTAACAGCAGCCCAAGTGAAAAATATAATAATGAAATCAGTTTTAATCTCAGCAGCATTAAAGGATAAATGTATTTCTGGGGGGATAATAAATACTTTTAGTGCTTTTAGTGTTATTAACCTTAATTAA